A genomic window from Desulfovibrio legallii includes:
- a CDS encoding TIGR02710 family CRISPR-associated CARF protein, with the protein MSISTPKVIVCTVGGSPEPLRTTICFHKPSHVIYFASPESRCTIRGSVEADLAWHIGDTQIVTLSNVQDIVQCVLDMRKGIPQALRDMSLPEDTPLIADITGGTKIMSAALALVMMEFQSRFSYVGGCARTKDGLGIVKSGTEKVVQDANPWDVLALREARALAHSFNNAQFVDALTTAQTLAQKMDDAGKKKFYGAIAAMVQGYMLWDSFDHKAALGHLRQAHDRLVPYVVRSKRLAELHSGLQQDVERLEIVCEDAKMLRNMPAQPTDEMGNAYLRDLLGNAQRRAAAGHYDDAVARLYSAIEKCAKCALRVRHGIDNGHVRPEQVPASLREDWHSSLEAEGTARVGLEKSFQLLAALDDPLGKDFLASQHNLKKVLECRNASLLAHGYFPIGKEKYEKLLAVALDFLRTDTASLPVFPRIDWKALLP; encoded by the coding sequence ATGAGCATATCCACACCAAAGGTCATCGTCTGCACGGTGGGTGGTTCGCCCGAACCTCTGCGCACAACCATCTGCTTTCACAAACCAAGCCATGTCATCTACTTCGCCTCGCCGGAGTCTCGCTGCACCATCCGCGGGAGCGTTGAGGCCGACTTGGCATGGCACATCGGCGATACCCAGATCGTTACCCTCAGCAATGTCCAAGACATCGTACAATGCGTGCTGGATATGCGGAAGGGCATTCCCCAGGCATTGCGTGACATGTCCTTGCCGGAGGATACGCCCCTCATAGCAGATATTACCGGCGGCACAAAGATTATGTCCGCGGCCCTGGCTTTGGTCATGATGGAGTTTCAAAGCCGTTTCTCCTATGTGGGGGGCTGCGCGCGCACCAAGGATGGGCTGGGTATCGTGAAATCCGGCACAGAAAAAGTGGTGCAGGACGCCAACCCGTGGGACGTGCTGGCCCTGCGGGAGGCCCGCGCATTGGCGCACTCCTTCAATAACGCTCAGTTCGTCGATGCCCTGACCACGGCGCAGACACTTGCCCAAAAGATGGACGATGCGGGCAAGAAGAAATTCTACGGCGCCATCGCTGCCATGGTGCAGGGCTATATGCTCTGGGACAGCTTTGACCATAAGGCGGCACTGGGGCACTTGCGTCAGGCCCATGACCGGCTGGTACCTTACGTTGTCAGAAGCAAGCGACTTGCAGAATTGCACTCCGGTTTGCAGCAGGATGTGGAGCGTCTGGAAATCGTCTGCGAGGACGCGAAGATGCTGCGTAATATGCCTGCACAGCCAACGGACGAGATGGGGAACGCCTATCTGCGGGATCTGCTGGGCAACGCGCAGCGCCGCGCCGCGGCAGGGCACTATGACGATGCGGTGGCGCGCCTGTACAGCGCCATAGAAAAATGTGCCAAATGCGCCTTGCGGGTGCGGCACGGCATCGACAATGGGCATGTGCGGCCGGAGCAGGTGCCCGCGTCCCTGCGAGAGGATTGGCATTCGTCGCTGGAGGCGGAGGGCACCGCACGCGTAGGCCTGGAAAAATCCTTTCAGCTGCTGGCGGCACTGGATGATCCATTGGGAAAAGATTTTCTTGCGTCACAGCACAACCTGAAGAAAGTTTTGGAATGCCGCAATGCATCTCTGCTCGCGCATGGCTACTTTCCTATCGGTAAGGAGAAATATGAGAAACTCTTGGCGGTAGCGCTCGATTTCCTGCGGACTGATACGGCCAGCCTGCCCGTCTTTCCCAGAATAGATTGGAAGGCGCTGCTCCCATGA